In Falco naumanni isolate bFalNau1 chromosome 5, bFalNau1.pat, whole genome shotgun sequence, the following are encoded in one genomic region:
- the LOC121089461 gene encoding tubulin alpha-3 chain, which yields MGNACWELYCLEHGIQADGTIPGPKQVKPTEPKPEQVDSSFETFFCETASGKHVPRAVFIDLEPTVIDEIRTGTYHALFHPEQLISGKEDAANNYARGHYTIGKEIIDTVLSRIRKMADQCSGLQGFLVFHSFGGGTGSGFTSLLMERLSVEYSKKSKLEFSVYPAPQVSTAVVEPYNSILTTHTTLEHSDCSFMVDNEAIYDICNRNLDIERPTYTNLNRLIGQIVSSVTASLRFNGALNVDLIEFQTNLVPYPRIHFPLTTYAPIISAEKAYHEQLSVPEITNACFEFSNQMVKCDPRRGKYMACCLLYRGDVVPKDVNAAIAAIKTRRSIQFVDWCPTGFKVGINYQPPTVVPGGDLAKVQRAVCMLSNTTAIAEAWARLDHKFDLMYAKRAFVHWYVGEGMEEGEFSEAREDLAALEKDYEEVGRDSADGEDEADEDEY from the exons ATGGGCAAtgcctgctgggagctgtaCTGCCTTGAGCATGGGATACAGGCGGATGGGACCATTCCTGGCCCCAAGCAGGTGAAACCGACAGAGCCAAAGCCTGAACAAGTGGATTCTTCTTTTGAGACCTTCTTCTGTGAGACAGCATCTGGCAAGCATGTGCCCCGGGCAGTGTTCATAGACTTGGAGCCCACTGTCATTG ATGAGATCAGGACTGGGACCTACCATGCGCTCTTCCACCCAGAGCAGCTCATCAGTGGCAAGGAAGATGCTGCCAACAACTATGCCCGTGGCCACTACACCATCGGAAAGGAAATTATAGATACTGTCCTCAGCAGAATTCGTAAAATG GCTGACCAGTGCAGTGGCCTCCAAGGATTCCTGGTCTTCCACAGCTTTGGGGGGGGCACAGGCTCTGGGTTCACCTCCCTTCTCATGGAACGGCTCTCTGTGGAGTACAGCAAGAAGTCCAAGCTGGAGTTCTCTGTGTACCCAGCCCCACAGGTCTCCACAGCAGTGGTGGAGCCCTACAACTCTATCCTCACCACCCACACTACCCTGGAGCACTCGGACTGCTCCTTCATGGTGGACAACGAAGCCATCTATGACATCTGCAACCGCAACCTGGACATTGAGCGTCCCACCTACACCAACCTCAACAGGCTGATTGGGCAGATAGTCTCGTCAGTCACTGCCTCCTTGAGATTCAATGGTGCTCTGAATGTTGACCTGATTGAATTCCAGACCAACCTGGTGCCCTACCCACGGATACACTTCCCGCTCACAACCTATGCACCCATCATCTCTGCAGAGAAAGCCTACCATGAGCAGCTGTCTGTGCCGGAGATCACCAATGCTTGCTTTGAGTTCTCCAACCAGATGGTGAAATGTGACCCACGCCGTGGCAAGTACATGGCGTGCTGCCTGCTGTACCGAGGTGACGTGGTGCCCAAGGATGTGAATGCAGCCATTGCAGCCATTAAAACACGCCGGTCGATCCAGTTTGTGGACTGGTGCCCCACAGGCTTCAAGGTGGGTATCAACTACCAGCCTCCCACGGTGGTGCCTGGGGGAGACCTGGCCAAGGTGCAGCGGGCTGTGTGCATGCTGAGCAACACCACGGCCATTGCGGAGGCATGGGCCCGTCTGGACCACAAGTTTGACCTGATGTATGCCAAGCGAGCCTTTGTGCACTGGTACGTGGGGGAGGGCATGGAGGAGGGGGAGTTTTCAGAGGCCAGAGAGGACCTGGCTGCCCTGGAGAAGGATTATGaggaggttggaagggactcgGCAGATGGAGAAGATGAGGCTGATGAGGATGAGTATTAA